From a region of the Leucoraja erinacea ecotype New England chromosome 6, Leri_hhj_1, whole genome shotgun sequence genome:
- the LOC129697928 gene encoding G-protein coupled receptor 183-like, which yields MNYSTAHQNTSTNITNEECDLYFHRNTARIFLPFVYSIICIVGIFGNILAILAIKRKQKKVNSTTLYSMSLVVSDIFFAAILPARIVYYARGFNWPFGEVFCRITALICYSNIYASVSFMTCLSVDRFIAVIYPIRYSKFRNIKNVKKICIVIWCVVLCQTVPLLLTTMSKKVQGNLITCMEYPNFEQLPRLPEILLVACIVGYILPMVFMVFSYSKVSSKLIRTAKQNPLTERSGRNKKANNVILLVLFVFFVCFTPYHVVIMQHMIKKLQYTPTCQQQQYFQMALHITVSIMNLNCCLDPFIYFFACKGYRNIVFKMIKRSVSVSISSGVKSTADNCSPGTRSILQNARTDSDGNL from the coding sequence ATGAATTATTCAACAGCGCATCAGAACACTTCTACAAATATCACCAATGAAGAATGTGATCTGTATTTTCACCGCAATACAGCCAGAATCTTTTTACCTTTTGTCTACTCTATCATATGTATCGTTGGTATCTTTGGGAATATCCTGGCTATATTGGCCATTAAAAGGAAACAGAAGAAAGTTAATTCAACGACACTTTACTCCATGAGCCTGGTGGTCTCAGACATTTTCTTTGCAGCTATTTTACCTGCACGGATAGTGTACTACGCACGTGGATTTAACTGGCCATTTGGTGAAGTATTTTGCAGAATAACGGCACTTATTTGTTACAGCAACATATACGCTAGTGTAAGCTTCATGACCTGCCTAAGCGTGGATCGGTTCATCGCTGTCATATATCCAATCCGCTATTCCAAATTTAGAAACATCAAAAACGTCAAAAAGATATGCATAGTTATCTGGTGCGTTGTACTTTGCCAAACTGTACCACTGTTACTGACAACAATGTCCAAAAAAGTTCAAGGCAACCTCATAACCTGCATGGAATATCCAAATTTTGAACAATTGCCAAGACTCCCAGAAATTCTCCTTGTTGCTTGCATTGTGGGTTACATCCTACCTATGGTCTTTATGGTGTTTAGTTATTCCAAAGTCAGTTCAAAACTCATCAGGACAGCGAAACAGAATCCTTTAACTGAACGATCCGGACGGAACAAAAAAGCCAACAATGTTATCCTTCTTGTCCTTTTCGTGTTCTTCGTATGTTTCACCCCATACCACGTGGTCATTATGCAGCACATGATCAAAAAGCTGCAGTATACACCAACCTGCCAGCAACAACAGTATTTTCAAATGGCTCTCCATATAACTGTTTCCATAATGAACTTAAATTGCTGCCTGGACCCTTTCATCTATTTCTTTGCCTGCAAGGGCTACAGAAACATCGTCTTCAAGATGATCAAGCGGTCTGTTAGTGTATCCATTTCAAGTGGAGTTAAGAGTACAGCGGACAACTGCTCCCCTGGCACAAGGAGTATCTTGCAGAACGCAAGGACGGATTCTGACGGCAATTTATAG